Within the Tursiops truncatus isolate mTurTru1 chromosome 19, mTurTru1.mat.Y, whole genome shotgun sequence genome, the region aCGGGTGCTGGGGTTTGGCACTTCAGCATGTGTTTTCAGAGGATACAGTTCAACTCATAACACTGAGGGAGGCTCTCTAAATAGAGCAGAACCGGTTAACGAGTACATCCTGTGGACCTGGCACTTTTCTAGGAGAGGGGACTTTAGGCGGATTACCTCATGGAATCCTCAGGAAAATTCTACAAAGGTGATCCTGAGAGTTGGGAATACCTGCAACTGCAGATAGCAATACACCCAACCAGCAGAGTTTTTAGAGCAGATAGATGATTGGGGTGGAGGCTTACAACAGTTCACGCTTTCTCCTAGTCCCGTGTGTGtcagctgggctcagctgggctaGTCTTGCTTGGGGACTCTTGTGGGGGTTACTGTCAGGTGGTGGCTAAGACTGTGGTCATCTGAAAGCTCACCTGGGCTGGAGGTGCAAGATGGCCCACTCACATGGTGCGGTCAGTGGGGTTCAGCTGGGCCTGGCCATCCGGGTGCCCACATGTGGCCTCCCCATTTGGCTTGGGCTTCTTCAAAGCATGGCAGCTGGGTTCTGAGAGGGATGTCCCCAAAGCGAGCACTGTACAAGCAGACATTCATTTGTGACACGTAACAGGACATCCAGAGGTGAGCAGCTCTCGGGGTTACTTATGTAGCCCCATGACGTCAGGGCCAGGATCTCTGGGGTTctcctggcttctctctagtggttGTAAGATGGCTTTCGAAGCTCGAGAACTCTTGTTTGACTTGATGTAGGAAGGCAAGAAGGAGGCGTGGCATCAGCCGTGTATTTCCCTTTCTTTAGGAAAGCACTTTCCCACACTCGTGGGCAGGCTTCCCTTCACGTCCTGGGCCAGACCCAGGCCACTGGGCCACCCCTGGCTGCATAGGAGAGCATCGGGGAACAGGCACCCATGAGTGCACTGGGACCCAGACATGTTGCTACCCAAACGGAATCGGGGTTCTCTACCCAGGGGAGAAGGGCAGATGGTAGACAGCTAGCAGGGTCTGCCTCACGTGAGAAAGCAAAGCTTACTTGGCCAAGGTTCTACAGGGGGGACCTCAGTCTTatcagcccctcctcccccaagagCCCACCTCCTGAATACCCTGCGTATTACGGGCTTACCTGACATTCGCTAATGTTTCCCGGGTACTTCCGTGCGTCCAGCCATGGGCAGGCTGCCTGACGTGTGTTGGCACATCCCGGAGTCACATCCCCTGTGGTGTTAGCGCTGCTACCCGCGGTTCTCACTGCGGGTACTGAGGCTGGGAGGGTGTGGCACCCCCAAGGGCCTCTTGGATTCCCAGTCAGTCACGTATCCGCCACCACCTTTGATCACATGATTCCAGTGTCAGCTCTCTGTTGAAGCCCCTCCCTCTCAGCCGTGAGCCCTCCCAGCCTCCCGCGGTGTGGCCAAGTTGGGgggacttcctctctgctctcctgccCGGTGGTCAGCAAGTGCCCAAGTGAACAGGTGCCCAGCCTCGCCCTGTTCCTTTGGGCACCCAGCTCTCTGGAGCAGCCTCAAGCCAAGCCTTGAGTCTCCTCCACCTTTCAGAGCAGGAAGCTTGCCACTCCCGGCCTGTGGGGCCTCTAGAACCATCTGAAACCCGGAGGGGTGGGAGGCCTCCTTCTCCAGGGTGTGACCAGTTGCGATCCTCTCCCACAGGCGGGCTGCGTGCACTTCCCGCACACGGCCCCCTGCGAGGTGCGCGTGCTCATGCTCCTGTACTCGTCCAAGAAGAAGATCTTCATGGGCCTCATCCCCTACGACCAGAGCGGCTTTGTCAACGGCATCCGGCAGGTCATCACCAACCACAAGCAGGTCCAGCAGCAGAAGCTGGAGCAGCAGCGCGGGGTGAGCGCCGCGGCTCCCGGCCCCAGAGCTCACGGCCAGACCCCGCAGGGCCCTCCTGGGACTCCAGCGCTGGGCACTTACTCCTGCCAAGTTCAGCCCCGTCCCCATGTTGCCATGCACCATTGGTCTCCTTTTTTAGTGTTCGTGTCGGATCTCCAAGACACAGCCCCCTCTTGGGGACCTGGGAACGTAAGGTTTACCTCCCAGACCTGCCCACCCGCTGCAGAAAAGGTCCCCAGCTCCTGACAGGTTCCCTCTCAGGGCGCAGACCCTCCCCGACATGGGGACGCCCCGCCAGCCACTGATCTGCTCCCTCTCTCCTCACACAGATGGGGGCACAGCAGGCACCCCCGGGGCTGGGCCCCATTCTGGAGGACCAGGCAAGGCCCTCGCAGAACCTGGTGAGGACAGGGCCAGTGGGGTCAGGGCCCGGGCGGGGGCGGCCCCAGAGGAGGCTGTGATTCTGACCCCACCACAGAGGTCAAGGTGTCTGGGGGCTCTGCCCTCACCCCCATCTCTTCCCGTCAGCTCCAGCTCCGCCCGCCACAGCCCCAGCCGCAGGGTACCGTGGGGGCCTCTACGGCCACGGGGCAGCCGCAGCCCCAGGGTGCTGCCCAGGCGCCCCCGGGCGCCCCACAAGGCCCTCCCGGAGCGGCCCCCGGCCCGCCCCCTCCCGGACCCATCCTTCGGCCCCAGAACCCCGGGGCCAACCCCCAACTGCGGAGCCTCCTCCTCAACCCACCACCGGTGAgctttgggggcggggggcagatgGGAGCTGTGGGTCCTGGGCCTTGACAGTTTGATTCCTCTCATCTTGGAGGTGGGAGGTTGGTTTGATTGGAGGGTGTGACTGGCGGCCCGCCTGGCTCCTCCCCATGTGTCTTACGTGGGCTTCTGATAAGATTCCTTGGAAGAAAGACCAGAAGCTAcccgaggggctgggggaggtgggggctcCCCACCAGGGCCCTCTGAGCTGCTTTCCTTGTTCTCCCAGCCCCAGACTGGGGTGCCCCCGcctcaggcctccctccaccacctccaGCCACCAGGGGCCCCTGCACTGCTGCCCCCACCGCaccagggcctggggcagccccAGCTGGGGCCCCCGCTCCTGCACCCGCCGCCGCCGGCCCAGTCTTGGCCTGCACAGCTTCCCCCCAGGGCTCCACTGCCAGGTAAGGGGGTTCGGGGGAGGCCAGGGTCCTGGACTGAGTATCCCAACAGCCCCTGGACTGGAGCCCCAAGACCAGTGACTTCTGGGAAGTAAAGTTCTGGGATTGAAGAATAGCGGGTCCCCCATGGCTCTTGGGGCTCTAAGGGCTCCTGGGGGACCAAGGAGGCAGGAGCTCTCCCCACCATTCCCCTCTTGCGTGTCTTCCTGGGgttgctgggaaatgtagtcttagGGCCAGAGAGGTATGTTGGGGGATGGGCTCCCAAAGGCTTAACGGGAAACAGACTATCTGTGGTCACATGGCGTCAGAAGGCGACTCTGTGGGTCCCCCCAGGTCTTCCTAGACCACTCAGTGCCTTGGGCtcccagaggaggagggaggaagcaggtcCAGGGCCCTCCAGGGCCCCAGGGACTACTGGGAGATGCAGTCccttccccactgccccccaGGTCAGATGCTGCTCAGCGGGGGTCCCCGGGGCCCGGTCCCCCAGCCGGGCCTGCAGCCCAGCGTCATGGAGGACGACATCCTCATGGACCTCATCTGAACCCCCGACACCCAATAAAGTTCCTTTTAACACACGCCCCGGCTCCCGTCACTGACATCCCCCAGGACTGGGCAGGAGGAGACGGGGGGAGACACCTCTGTCCTTGTTCTCGCTTCAACAGACGTCCCTGAGGCCCCGGGCTGGTGAGGCCAGGGCCTTGGCGGCGAGTCAGGCGGTCTGGTGCAGCCTGGCTCCAGGGAGATGTGGAGGCAGCAGGCAGGGCCCCCAGGACCACGTGCACTCGTGGAGCTAGAGAGGGTACCAGGTGGGCCCGGGCTCTGAGGCCTCTGAGCCAGCTGGGCTTGGCAGCATCTGTGAGAAGCAGGAgtcagggaggctgggaaggcaggCGCTGGCGGTCTAGGTGCGGAGACCACAGAAATGAACGtgtgggggcaggaggaagcTTGGGGTGGTCAGAGGAGCGAGTCCATCCTTCTGGAGCACGAGCATAACGGAGGGGGGCCTAGAGAGGTGGGCAAGCACCAGGCGGGGACGGGGCTCAGGTTCCAAACCAAGCAGCTGGAGGCTTGTCCAGGGGATGCAGAAGAGCTGCGGGAGGCCACCAGcaggggccaggcctgggtcGGCTGGCTCTCAGAAAGCCCCCTCTGGGCTATGGGATGTGATGGGGCAGGACGGAAGGCAGGTAGGGGTCTGGGGCAGTTtccctggggagaggagaggccagaggaggggctgggccgAGTCGGGGGGCAGGAGGGGTGAGGCTAGAGACTAGTGTGCTGTGCGAAGAAAGCTGGGGGTGTACGGGCGGGGTTGAGGGCGgtgcccagggcctggcctgggTGTGTGGTAGACAGTGGGCCTCCCTgaggcagggagctgggagaAGGAGCCAGTAGTGAGTGTGATGGTCCAGGGACATCCAAGTGACCAAGGCCGTGTTGGGAGCTCAGGATGTGTGTCCTTAGCGACAGTATGTGTTTGGTGGTTGAAGACACCAGAATGGATGAGGTCTCATGTGGAGAGGGCAGGCTCCATCCAGGTCCCAGGCAGAGACCTACCTTCCAGGGCTTTGGACAGGGTGGACAGTGGAGCCATCCTGCTGATGGGAAACCCAGCAGGAATGTAAGGAGGATGTACAGGTTTGGGATGTAATGAGGCAAGGGGCCTCAGGTCGTCCTTAGAGAGACGTCCAGGGGACGGCTGGATACAGACACGTGGCTGGAGCACAGGGGTGCTCTGGCCTGGGGGCAGAAAATTAGTTGTCCATTGTCAGACCCTAGAGCAGTGTTGCTCAGAGCGTGGTCCACGGCTGGACCACCAGCATCCGCATTGTTTGAGATGCCGGTTAACATCAGATTCCCGGGCCCCGTCCCAGGAGAGAGGTTGCAAACTGGTGGCCCGTGGGCCACTCTACAGATGAGTTTTGTTTGGCCTTCCCTGTGTTAGCATATGTggcattttttttcctaacaagTTAGTTGTAAAAATCAGGATaattcacacacacgcacacacacacaaacacacacacacacaaaatctgcAGTCTTGGCTTCTCTTGACAAGTCAGAAGATCTGGCACCCCTGGGCCCGCCCTTCTGCCTAGCAAACAACGGGCTGGAGCTGCCCCTTTCCATGGGGCGTGTGCTCTCTGGTtcgccacagtccccaccactccctcttGACTCCCCTACCACGAGGCAGGAGGCTGTTGCCTTTGGCACGGGGCTTGCACTGTTGTTGTTCCTGTGGTAGCGTTCGGAGACAGTGAAATCTTTCTTGTACCCATGTCTCTACCAAAAGTGGCAAAACGAAAGAGAGAACGAGAGGGCCACGTGTTTCGAGAGAAATGGGAGCGAGCCTATTTCTTTGTGGAGGTGAAGAGCATGCCTACGTGCTTAATATGCAAAAAAATCGTGTCTGTGTTGAAAGAATACAACCTGAGGCGTCACTATGAATCCAAGCACAGTAAGAGCTTCGACCAGTACACAGAGCAGACGCGAGACGCAATACTCAATGAACTGAAAAAGGGCCTCAAGTGTCAGTAGGGCTGGTTTTGGGAAGCGGACGGGAGCAGTGGCACGGCTGCCACGCACGGTTCCGGAATCATGTGAAAAGAGTCACCTGGGCATTCCAGCCTACCGACAGCGAGTTTATAAGGGAGCAGAAATGACGCCTCCCGAACAGAAACTCATGTCTGTCTGGACCATCCTTTAAGTCTAGCAGGCGTCTGCATCCCATGGGGAGGTGAAGAGAAATCCGAAGACTGACAAGTCCGTTGCTTGAATGAGTCAAATCAATAGTGGCCTTTTCTATCGCTGCTCATGAGCTGTTACCACCCAGttagctttatttatttgtggtgTGGAGAATCTCGATGTGACCGAAGAAATCTGTGACACCGTGCCAAGGCAGGCCCGACACCGGGAAGTGACCTGTTTCCTGTGTGTTGAGAGAAATGCACAGTTTCATGGAGACTGGTCAAAATGCCTGAGCACAGCTACAGACCGTGGTAGTGATCAAACGATCAGTGTCACACGGGACCGACAGGGGACGCCTTGATCCGAGGACTCAGATCGTTGCATCATACCAGGCACTGACCTTACTAAGAAAGTCAACGGAACACAGGACACGACGTCCGTGACAGGCTCGTGTACCTTAACCACGGGCAGGCTGGTGATGAACTTGACCCAATGTGTTTTATAGAAGCTCTGTGACCTGGTTGTCACAGGACGTGTGGAAGCAGTCTGAACCGTTGCAGTCCATCCACTTGGTTCATTTCAGATGAGGCAGAAGCCACACCTTGGTTCCCCTGAGAAGGTCAGTCAGAGACTTTTGATCGAGGTTCCAACCCTTCTGAACACTCTCTTTTCTCCGCAAGGACATACACAAACAGCTACTTGAATGTATGATTGTGTTCACCCAGTCCTGGCAAAAATGGGGAAGTCGTTGGCAGGGAATATTCTGACTCCCTTTCGTTGCTGCAGTTGGTTTCCAGAAACGAAAGACATGGCCCAGACCACATTCACCCAACTCGTGGTGTTAAAGACCAAATTCCCCCAAGGGCTCTCCACATCCAGACTTGATGAAAACTAACACTGTCCACTTTGCCTTTGTTGGTTAATGTCGATCGTGTGAATGCAGACCGCAAATAGTAGTTATTGAACGAACTACAGGGCAATAAGCTGCTGGTTCCTAAGTGGGTTCCACCGGAAGATGACAGTCCTACACCACTCTCCAGTAGTTGTCCTGCATCTCTGCGTTTGGAAGCGGCCACGCTTGTGAACAGCCGTTTTCCGTTACAAAACTGAATCAAGTTCAATATCGCTCCCAGCTTCAGGAGTCCAGGTTGAATTCTCAACCACCCATCCCACCATGACATCCAAGGCCTGACGTTGACATCTGGGGGCGGCAGGGATGATGTCGGCCTCCCGGCTTCAAGTCAGGGAGCAGAAGAGTTacgacagagaaaaaaaattttagtaattaaatatttctatttttcaatttgtattttttcaattttggATTTGAAATATAAACTCCAGTATGACACATGTTTGTATTATGTTCCATGCATTCACCAGAGTTCAGTAAAGATTCCATTTGATTATATTTCTGGCCGTCGACTTTTCTTATACCTGGCAAGTGCACTCATTTATGTGGCCCACCTGGCTCCTGCCGGCATTTGAGTTTACGATCCCTGCCCTAGAACCATCTAGAACCATCTAGAACTGTCGAAGCAAATCCATccgggggcgggagggaggctgggcGTCGGCATTTGGAACAAGCTCCCTCGGCGATTCTGACGCAGATGAGAGATGGAGCAGGAGATCCCAGTGGCGGTCGAAGGAGGGAAAAGCGGGTGAGGTTTCCCAGGCAGCGTGCGTAGCAGGGGTTTCTGAAAACTCAGATGGCTCCAGGGACCAGGCAGGTGATGGAAATGTGTGACGCGGACGGGTGTAAGACGACAAGGATTGATGGGGACTGTGGCGAACTTGGGGAGTGCTTGCCCCGCCTAACTGcattcaaattaaaaccaaaaaacactgTGAGGACCAAACAAAATCCGCTGGTGGGTCTCACGAGGCCGCCGGGCCGCCATTTTGTGACCTCTGGAAGAAGAAGACGCGAGGACAAAGGACAGAGGCCAGAGAAGGACCCACGTGTGCGAGTTGGGTGGGGGCCGGGAGACAGGAGGAGCAGGCAGGCACGTGTGTTCTGGAAGCCGAGTTTCTGAGGAGAGAGGGATCGACTGTGTCCAAAGCCGCTAAAAGGAAAGAAGACTAGCGGGGAGCAGCCCGTGCCGTTCCCACCAGGGTGGACGTTGCCCTGCAGGGAAACACAGGCTCGAGTCCATCTGGGACAAATTGATCAGACAAAGAAATGTTTCCAGTCACTGGTTTGGCCGTTGTGGGCCTATGAGGCCCTCTTGACCTCAGCACCCAATTAGAGGAACCAAAGGGACTGTCACAGTGTCATCACGGGTGCATATCATACACAGGGTGAGGCAGAAGAAAGCCCTTGGTTACGGGTGGGCCCGGAGAGTGGAGGTCTAGACACGGAGGACTCACCTCCACACTTCACAGCCGGGGTGTAGACAACAGCCTTTAAAGTACCCCCGAGAACTGGCCAAAACGAATAGAGCAAATCTTTCTGGAACCTTTGAGCACGAGGTACGGTTACAAAGCTGCTGCAGTGTAGCAGAAATGGTGCAAACCTTAGCACCTCAGTGTTGAGACTCCAGGTCCTGAACCAatgagctgtgtggctttgggcaggtCCCCAcgcctctgtgagcctcagtctccccacatGGCAAGTAGTGACTTCCTCGTAGGATTGAGTACCTGGCGGGCTCAGCACAGCCCTCCTCTCAGGAGAGCTGCTATTAGCCATGGTTGTTATCACTGGCCAGAACGCGCTCTTAGAGGGCAAAACTGCTTCTAAAAATGCATGCCCGTTTGTCAGTACCACCAGGGCGTCCATGAAGGCTGTAATGGATGAGTGACTGGTtggaaacatttcatttttgaCCAATTTGCTTTTGGACCATGCATTTAGAGCTGGAAGCAAGACTGGGAACTGAGAATTCTTCCACAGGAACAGATCTGGCAAAAGTGGCAGAAcatgactgaaaaaaaaacaaaaaacaaaaaaacaccgaCACATTAACGGTTAGAAACCTGTCTTGGGTGAGAGCATGCCCCCCTACTACCTCTATAAAGAAAATTTGTGAGAGAAACGACACCTTCTAAAAAAGGTATATTTGTTTCAAGGTACACAATACTCACTAATATATATTTTCCCACCatcttgggtttttaaaaaattaaccttaAAAATTTATTGCGATACACAGGATTCTAGTTTCATAAAGGTGAAAAACCACTGAAATGTGTAGAATAAGAAGTGAAGTACACTTTCACATCTCATTCTCCCCTCTCACCCCAAACACTGAGCGAAGCAGCATCCTCCCCAGAGGCAGATATGTCAGTTTGGCGTTGGGTGTACATGCATGCGGTTGTAGACACGTTTAtagtttcttaaatgttttatgtaaatgAGGTCAGTTTCTATATGTTCTTTATCTTGCTTTTCTTTCACTTGAGTCATGACCATTTGTCCACATCATTCGTTACATGAGGCTTTATGTCC harbors:
- the MED25 gene encoding mediator of RNA polymerase II transcription subunit 25 isoform X10 codes for the protein MLEPLQPPADVSQDPRHMVLVRGLVLPVGGGSAPGPLQPKQPVPLPPAPPSGATLSAAPQQPLPPVPQQYQVPGNLSAAQVAAQNAVEAAKNQKAGLGPRFPPISPLQQAAAGAGPPYSQAQAPPLPPGPPGAPKPPPASQPSLVSTVAPGPGLAPPAQPGAPSMAGTVAPGGVSGPSPAQLGAPALGGQQSVSNKLLAWSGVLEWQEKPKPASVDANTKLTRSLPCQVYVNHGENLKAEQWPQKLIMQLIPQQLLCLPQTTLGPLFRNSRMVQFHFTNKDLDSLKGLYRIMGNGFAGCVHFPHTAPCEVRVLMLLYSSKKKIFMGLIPYDQSGFVNGIRQVITNHKQVQQQKLEQQRGMGAQQAPPGLGPILEDQARPSQNLLQLRPPQPQPQGTVGASTATGQPQPQGAAQAPPGAPQGPPGAAPGPPPPGPILRPQNPGANPQLRSLLLNPPPPQTGVPPPQASLHHLQPPGAPALLPPPHQGLGQPQLGPPLLHPPPPAQSWPAQLPPRAPLPVAKRKREREGHVFREKWERAYFFVEVKSMPTCLICKKIVSVLKEYNLRRHYESKHSKSFDQYTEQTRDAILNELKKGLKCQ